Proteins encoded in a region of the candidate division WOR-3 bacterium genome:
- the rny gene encoding ribonuclease Y has product MLVLIIAIVILALEAIFVVFFYLKYNRAKILGAQEEARKIIEDARKEAENYRKSAEIAAKEHWYQEKLNFEKETLNRRREIEKAERRLLEKENSLERRERLIIDKEKELMNKEHNLQNREKIIQVKSERLDQLIKEETEALQKIANLSKEEAKSSLMKNLEAEARHEAAALLNRIKEEARQKAEETAREIILQAIQKCATSHTMETTISVVSIPSEEMKGRIIGREGRNIRSFENLTGVEVIIDDSPETISLSCFDPIRREVARIAMSKLISDGRIHPARIEEVVKSAQKEIETIIKNTGEEICLELGIIGLAPELARHLGKMRFRTSYGQNLMQHSKEVAYLSSLIAQELGLDPIIAKRAGLLHDLGKVADITMEGPHAQIGAELAAKFNESEVIVNAIAAHHEEVEPNSPYAFIVEIADSISGARPGARRETIEAYIKRLKALEDLVSSFNGVERVYAIQAGREVRVMVNPGVISDTEVTNIANDIARRIEKEIQYPGQIKVTVVRETRATEVAK; this is encoded by the coding sequence TCGTAAATCTGCCGAAATCGCCGCTAAAGAACACTGGTATCAAGAAAAATTAAATTTTGAAAAAGAAACTTTGAACCGCCGAAGGGAAATTGAAAAAGCCGAGCGACGGTTATTAGAGAAAGAAAATAGTCTGGAGAGAAGGGAACGATTGATAATTGACAAAGAGAAAGAGCTTATGAATAAAGAGCATAATCTCCAGAATCGGGAAAAGATAATACAGGTAAAATCAGAAAGACTTGATCAGTTAATAAAAGAAGAAACCGAAGCATTACAAAAAATTGCCAATCTTTCAAAAGAAGAAGCCAAATCTTCGTTAATGAAAAATTTAGAGGCAGAGGCAAGACATGAGGCAGCGGCACTACTTAATCGCATAAAAGAAGAGGCACGTCAAAAGGCTGAAGAGACTGCCCGGGAGATCATTCTTCAGGCAATACAGAAGTGTGCGACAAGTCATACAATGGAAACAACTATATCAGTAGTTTCAATCCCTTCGGAAGAAATGAAAGGAAGAATCATCGGTAGAGAAGGTAGAAATATCCGATCATTTGAGAATTTAACCGGGGTTGAAGTAATAATTGATGACTCACCAGAAACGATATCGCTCTCCTGTTTTGATCCAATTAGAAGAGAAGTCGCACGAATTGCAATGTCAAAATTAATTTCGGATGGAAGAATTCATCCCGCACGGATTGAGGAAGTTGTAAAAAGTGCCCAAAAAGAGATAGAAACTATAATAAAAAATACCGGAGAGGAAATCTGTCTTGAATTGGGGATAATCGGTCTTGCCCCAGAACTTGCCCGCCACCTCGGTAAAATGCGTTTCCGTACAAGTTACGGACAGAATCTCATGCAACACTCAAAAGAAGTTGCATACCTTTCTTCACTTATTGCCCAGGAGTTAGGACTTGACCCGATAATTGCCAAGCGGGCAGGGTTACTGCATGATCTGGGGAAGGTTGCAGATATAACAATGGAAGGTCCCCATGCCCAGATCGGAGCCGAGCTTGCTGCGAAATTTAATGAAAGTGAAGTGATTGTCAATGCAATTGCCGCTCATCATGAGGAAGTCGAACCAAATAGCCCTTATGCCTTTATCGTTGAGATAGCGGATTCAATTTCAGGTGCAAGACCTGGAGCCAGAAGGGAAACGATAGAGGCTTATATAAAAAGACTGAAGGCGCTTGAAGATCTCGTCTCTTCTTTCAATGGTGTGGAAAGGGTTTATGCAATTCAGGCGGGTAGAGAAGTTAGGGTAATGGTAAACCCAGGTGTTATTTCTGATACAGAGGTAACAAATATTGCAAACGATATCGCCCGCAGGATTGAAAAAGAGATTCAATATCCAGGTCAAATAAAGGTTACAGTGGTAAGGGAGACACGCGCAACCGAGGTAGCAAAGTAA
- a CDS encoding 4'-phosphopantetheinyl transferase superfamily protein → MIKGIGIDLIELTRFSKVSEDFFNQIFTTSELESIQKNRIFAGLKFCIKEAILKALGIGLYFGFFFKNIELKNKQVNVTEPLKKFISDSKNYIHIGTGNSKKYACGIAIIEEKTGG, encoded by the coding sequence ATGATAAAGGGTATTGGCATTGATCTGATTGAATTGACCCGGTTTTCAAAGGTTTCTGAAGATTTTTTTAATCAAATTTTTACAACCAGCGAATTGGAATCAATTCAAAAAAATCGTATATTTGCAGGCTTAAAGTTTTGCATCAAAGAAGCGATTTTGAAAGCACTTGGCATCGGGCTATATTTTGGATTCTTTTTTAAAAATATAGAATTGAAGAACAAACAAGTAAATGTGACCGAGCCACTTAAAAAATTTATTTCTGATAGTAAAAACTATATACATATTGGAACAGGCAATTCAAAAAAATATGCCTGTGGAATTGCAATAATTGAAGAAAAAACAGGAGGTTGA
- the tdh gene encoding L-threonine 3-dehydrogenase — protein sequence MTTMKAVVKTKSEPGAELLDVPVPTPGPNEVLVKVLATSICGTDLHIFQWNDWAQKRIRKIPQIMGHELCGQVVEVGANVQNIKKDDIISAETHIACGYCFLCRNGLAHICENVKIFGVDIDGVFAEYAVVPANNAWVIEDKIPKDYISVMEPLGNAIHTVLAGEIAGNTVLITGCGPIGLMSIAVCKSCGATKIIATEVNEYRLHLAKKLGADLVLNPKKNKIIETIMQNTNGKGVDVVLEMSGNQSAIAEGLKALRPGGQFSILGIPDKPLKIDLAEIVFKYFTIQGINGRLMFSTWYKTTRFLASGRIDLEPIITHRFRLEEFQKGMELMESGNCGKILLYP from the coding sequence ATGACAACAATGAAGGCAGTCGTTAAGACAAAATCTGAGCCGGGTGCAGAATTATTAGATGTTCCAGTCCCAACACCAGGACCCAACGAGGTCCTGGTAAAAGTTTTAGCAACTTCAATCTGCGGGACAGACCTTCATATTTTCCAGTGGAATGATTGGGCACAGAAGCGCATAAGGAAGATACCTCAAATAATGGGTCACGAATTATGCGGTCAGGTGGTTGAGGTTGGTGCGAATGTTCAGAATATAAAGAAAGACGACATTATTTCTGCCGAAACCCATATCGCCTGTGGATATTGTTTTTTATGCCGCAATGGTCTTGCCCATATCTGTGAGAATGTAAAGATATTTGGTGTTGACATAGACGGGGTATTCGCTGAATATGCTGTTGTTCCTGCAAACAATGCCTGGGTCATTGAGGATAAAATTCCAAAAGATTATATATCGGTTATGGAACCTTTAGGTAACGCAATCCACACGGTTCTTGCCGGTGAGATTGCTGGAAATACTGTTTTGATAACCGGTTGTGGTCCGATTGGGTTGATGTCTATCGCAGTTTGTAAAAGCTGTGGTGCCACTAAAATCATTGCGACCGAAGTAAATGAATACAGATTGCATCTTGCTAAAAAACTCGGGGCGGATCTTGTATTGAACCCAAAGAAGAACAAGATCATAGAAACAATTATGCAAAATACGAATGGCAAAGGTGTTGATGTTGTGCTGGAGATGTCGGGCAATCAAAGTGCAATTGCTGAAGGACTTAAGGCTTTGAGACCTGGAGGACAGTTTTCAATCTTGGGGATACCGGACAAACCTTTGAAAATAGATCTTGCGGAGATTGTATTTAAATACTTCACGATACAAGGTATAAATGGAAGATTGATGTTCTCAACCTGGTATAAAACAACGAGATTTCTTGCCTCAGGAAGAATTGATCTTGAACCAATAATTACCCATCGCTTTCGGCTTGAAGAGTTTCAGAAAGGAATGGAATTGATGGAAAGCGGGAATTGCGGTAAAATACTACTATATCCCTGA